The genomic stretch CGCGCCGCCGCGCCTTGCCCTCAATTGCTCGCGCACCCGCGCCACAGGCGTGGTGTAACCGCACACCGGGCAGGTGGCCGAGCCGCGCTTTACCGTGCCGTCGAATGGCGGATTTTTGATTTCGGATTTTGGATTGCCGATTTCTGATTGCGGATACCACCTGCCGTTGCGCTTCTGGATGATTTCAAAATCAACGCGCTTGCGGTTCTTGTCCGGCACGAGGCGCAGCGCCACGGAGCGCTCGTCCCTCTTTGCCAGCCACAGGCTGCGCATCAGCGGCACTTCCGCGCCGCAGCCCGGCCCCTCACAGCGGATCGTCCGCGCCCACAGGTAGGCAATCGGCGTGCTGCCGTCCGGGTCCTTCGGGTAAAACTCGGCCAGCTCCTTCTCCGCCCGTTCCTTGATCCAGTTCCCCCAATACCGCACCGCCTCCGCCAGCCCCTTCAATACCACCTCTTCCCCGTTCTCATTCCGCACTCTGCATTCCGCGTCCCCATACTTCGGGATGTATTCCAGCACCACCTTGTTGAGCAGCACCGCCACCGGGTTGAGGTCGGAGGCGAACGCATCCGCGCCGATGCGCAGGGCTTCGAGCGGGATCGAGCCGCCCCCGGCGAACGGGTCCACCACGAGCGGGCGCGGAAGATGGGAGATTTGCGATTGAAGACTCTGGATTGCGGATTGGGGGTTGCTCCAGTCGAGGGACGGCAATTGAAAGCCCGGATCGGTCAGGGCGAGGTGGGCGATGTGCGTCAACAGCCGCGCCGTTTCGAGATAGGCGGGGACGGTCGAGTTATCCCAGTTTGCAAAGTCGCCGATGAAGTCCAATAGGGCGTAGCGCAGGACGTTGAGGTGGTTGGACTGGCTCAGGTCGAACGCGGCATCTTGACGGGCGAGCGTGTTCCAGCGCCCGAAGGCGGTGGGCGAGCAGGACTCGGCCAGTTTGCGGTCGCTCACCACCCTGCGGGCAAAGGCGGTGATGAGTTGGGCGGCGGCCTC from Chloroflexaceae bacterium encodes the following:
- a CDS encoding DNA adenine methylase, producing the protein EAAAQLITAFARRVVSDRKLAESCSPTAFGRWNTLARQDAAFDLSQSNHLNVLRYALLDFIGDFANWDNSTVPAYLETARLLTHIAHLALTDPGFQLPSLDWSNPQSAIQSLQSQISHLPRPLVVDPFAGGGSIPLEALRIGADAFASDLNPVAVLLNKVVLEYIPKYGDAECRVRNENGEEVVLKGLAEAVRYWGNWIKERAEKELAEFYPKDPDGSTPIAYLWARTIRCEGPGCGAEVPLMRSLWLAKRDERSVALRLVPDKNRKRVDFEIIQKRNGRWYPQSEIGNPKSEIKNPPFDGTVKRGSATCPVCGYTTPVARVREQLRARRGGA